DNA from Candidatus Bathyarchaeota archaeon:
CAGCCCCATCGGTTATTCCGCTGCAATCGAACAAGTTTAGTGGAGGAGAGATCATCGGTGACTGAAGCACTTTCTCAACTGTGAACTCTTTTTGAAACTGAGCTATAGGGTTCATTGTTGAATAATGATGATTCTTCACAGAAACGAGCGCCATCTGCTCCTTCGTAGTTCCAAACTCGTACATATGTCTCTGAGCTGTCATCGCAAAGAACGGTGGGGCCGACATTGCGTTGACACCATCCCACTCTCGATCCAACACACATGTCATATTCGTCTGAGCCTCAGCCATGTCTGGCATAAACATCTTCTCCACGCCAAGGGCAACCGCCACATCAGCCATGCCACTCGCAATGCAAGCCCATGCATACCGAATAGCTGCTTGCCCAGATGCACACATAAGCTCAGTGGTTGCAATAACTTTCCTCGGAGTCATACCTAGGTACTCAGCAACCATAGGGGCGACGTGAACTTGAAACGTAAATCTTTCGGGTTGAGCGGCTCCAACAAGGAGTGCTTCAACATCTTTTGGAGAGATATTGTCAATGTTGTCGAACATCGCCTTTCCCGCTTCTTGTACCAGTTCTCTCCATGTAGCTTCGCGTTTGCCACATTTTGTGGTTCCTCCGCCTACGATGGCAACTTTCTTCACCAGAACACCTCAGTTATTTAAGGGGAAGAGAATCAAGTGTCATTATTTAAGGATAGAGTTTACTTTCCTTTATATCGGGGTTTTCTCTTCTCGAGGAACGCACTTACTCCTTCCTTGAAGTCTTCTGTGGAGGCGAGAACGCCGAATGCTTCTGCTTCGTTTGTTAATCCTATCTTCAAGTCGGTTTCTGTACTGTTGTTAATCAACTGTTTGGCTAACTCGATGGCTATTGGTGGCTTGTTCATGAGTTCGGAGGCAAGTTCTTTGACAGTCGATTTCAACTGTTCAAGGGGCACAACTTTGTTCACTAGGCCGAGTTGTTCAGCAGTCTTTGCGTCAATTCTTTTTCCTGTAAATATCATTTCTTTCGCTTTTCCCTTTCCTACAAGTCGTGGAAGACGTTGTGTACCGCCCCATCCTGGAATTAAGCCAACGTTTACTTCCGGTTGCCCCAATTTCGCGTTTTCTGAGGCAATCCGGAGGTCACATGCCATGGCTAATTCTAAGCCGCCTCCAAGAGCGTAACCGTTTATGGCGGCAATGACAGGCTTTTCAAGTTCTTCTATTTCCAAGGTTAGTTTTTGTCCGACCTGTGAAAGGTGCATTCCCTTATACGCGCCTGCGCCTTTCATCACGTTTAAGTCGGCGCCTGCGCAGAATGCTCGGTCTCCCGCTCCCGTGATGACCACCACTTTTGTGTTTTTGTCTTGTCTCGCGTCGGCTATCCTTGACGAAATCTCTAGAAGCGTTTCCTCGTTTAGAGCGTTGAGTGCCTGTGGTCTATTGATAGTAATAGTGGCTATTCCTTCACTCTTCTCGTAGAGTGTGTTTTTGAATTCCATCAAATGCCTCTCCTATGTTTCTACTTCTTTCTCCAATCGTAAAAGCCCTTTCCACTTTTCCTTCCCAACAAGTTCGCTCTTGTCATCTGCCGCAACAAGGGACAGGGGCTATACTTCGGACCTAGTTCTTTCTGCAAGACTTCCGCAATAGCTAATGTCGTGTCAATGCCAAGATAGTCAACTAAGGTCAACGGACCCATCGGCCAGTTCAATCCAAGCTTTATCGCTTTGTCTATGTCTTCTGGTTCTGCAACTCCTTCCCATACAAGATTGAAAGCTTCATTCAAGGCAGGAACGAGAATTCTGTTCACAATGAAACCAGCGGAATCTTTCTTGACAACAACTGTTTCTTTCCCCATTTTTTGGGAAACAGCAACTATCGTGTCAATAGTTTCGTCTGACGTTTTTGCCCCGCGGATAATCTCCACCAGCTTCATTAGTTGTGGCGGGTTGAAGAAGTGCATGCCGCAGAACTTTTCAGGTCTTTGAGTGCTTGAGGCGAGTTCAGTTATGCTGATAGAAGAGGTGTTGGAAGCCATTATGGCGTCTCCTTTTGCATATTTGTCGGCTTCTGCGAGGACAGCTTTTTTGATTTGGAGCTTTTCTGGGACGGCTTCGATTATGAGATTGGCGTCTTCTACAGCCTCCTTCATATCGAGCGTTGTATGGATTCTCCTCAATGTATCGCTCATGTCTTGTTCGGATATCACTTGTTTTTGTGTGAATTTCTGCAAGCTGTTTCTTATCATTCCCATGCCTTTGTCCAGAAACTCTTGCTTCACGTCTCTAATCGTAACCTCATATTTTGCCATCTGCGCCGACACCTGAGCAATTCCATGCCCCATCAATCCAGCACCTAAAACTGACACCTTTTTAATTTCCATTGTCCATCACTCTCTACAATTTTAAAGAAGTCTATTTCTACATTCGCCGTATTTAAGTTCAATGTTCTTTATGAGATGAGACTTGTTCAGTAGTAGAAGACTACATGCAAATGCGCAAAATAATCTTAGAGATGAAAATGTTTAAAGCAGTAACCAACGACCTTAACAATTCACTTGACGCAACAAATGGTGCAAAGAATGCGCATTACAAAAGTTGACGAACACATTAATTTGATAGACCTTGAACCTGCTGGAATTAAGAATTTCATAGCCAGCTACGTTTTGACGGGAAAGAATACAGCAATAGTTGAAGCGGGTCCTGTATCAACAGTGCAGAACTTGCTATTCAGCCTAAAGAAACTAAATGTTAAACCTGAGGAAGTCGCCTACGTTGCG
Protein-coding regions in this window:
- a CDS encoding 3-ketoacyl-CoA thiolase is translated as MVKKVAIVGGGTTKCGKREATWRELVQEAGKAMFDNIDNISPKDVEALLVGAAQPERFTFQVHVAPMVAEYLGMTPRKVIATTELMCASGQAAIRYAWACIASGMADVAVALGVEKMFMPDMAEAQTNMTCVLDREWDGVNAMSAPPFFAMTAQRHMYEFGTTKEQMALVSVKNHHYSTMNPIAQFQKEFTVEKVLQSPMISPPLNLFDCSGITDGAAGIVLVPAEDAKKYTDTPMYIIGSGQASVGNAVNNLASITEWVPLKMAFKEALRTAKITINEIDIAELHDCFTISEIMEYEAFGWCEKGKGGKFIENGEPYIGGKIAVNPRGGLLGCGHPLGATAILQSIDILQQFRGEVPKGRYVKGAETAVAHNLSGAANVHSLMVYSRD
- a CDS encoding enoyl-CoA hydratase-related protein is translated as MEFKNTLYEKSEGIATITINRPQALNALNEETLLEISSRIADARQDKNTKVVVITGAGDRAFCAGADLNVMKGAGAYKGMHLSQVGQKLTLEIEELEKPVIAAINGYALGGGLELAMACDLRIASENAKLGQPEVNVGLIPGWGGTQRLPRLVGKGKAKEMIFTGKRIDAKTAEQLGLVNKVVPLEQLKSTVKELASELMNKPPIAIELAKQLINNSTETDLKIGLTNEAEAFGVLASTEDFKEGVSAFLEKRKPRYKGK
- a CDS encoding 3-hydroxyacyl-CoA dehydrogenase family protein; the encoded protein is MEIKKVSVLGAGLMGHGIAQVSAQMAKYEVTIRDVKQEFLDKGMGMIRNSLQKFTQKQVISEQDMSDTLRRIHTTLDMKEAVEDANLIIEAVPEKLQIKKAVLAEADKYAKGDAIMASNTSSISITELASSTQRPEKFCGMHFFNPPQLMKLVEIIRGAKTSDETIDTIVAVSQKMGKETVVVKKDSAGFIVNRILVPALNEAFNLVWEGVAEPEDIDKAIKLGLNWPMGPLTLVDYLGIDTTLAIAEVLQKELGPKYSPCPLLRQMTRANLLGRKSGKGFYDWRKK